One genomic window of Corallococcus caeni includes the following:
- a CDS encoding Ig-like domain-containing protein — protein MLVAASLAFLACDSKTSSGAAEADSPLRASPGGKAFVAGTRLLKTEKAFPGRYIVVLEEKASLAALQAPTQRVASAASELASLHGAKVGHVYSHALPGFVATMTDADARRLSLDPRVRYVEEDGMIRAASTQPSPPWNLDRIDQHDLPLDQGYSYSRTGSGVHVYVLDTGIWTPHTEFEGRARFEYDVASYSWNQGNPDCNGHGTHVAGIIGGKTYGVAKGVKLHAVRVLGCDGAGYVSDAIQGIEWVTANHIKPAVANLSLTAYADTQALEDAITRSINAGIPYVVAAGDTEGGPFNFGADACTRSPGRLPAAITVSATTDTDQRFSYANYGSCVDLFAPGSQITSAWPGATGTYGHYSDTLLTSGSSMAAAHVAGAVALYLEANPTATPEEVANRLISRVTPDKVSGTEGAPNRLLYTPCSVLEATWSPQVALTAPAAGAALSGTVTLTANATDDVGVTKVEFYAGTHLLGTVTSPPYALAWDTTTASSGPTTLTARAYDDGCGWTQSAPVDVAVQNAGNAAFDAQWQVPACASVSSRCDSVWLLEGRGALGPEPHAPNTLTGSCADGTDRPELPSPALQRLAVFRDAGDALAQGKRVTIQATVRASHQYGQEALDLYTAADASNPVWTYLTTLSPGGYRDRVLSTQFLLSPGNLQAIRGVYRTGGSAQACNPDSRSDHDDLVFAVGQESDPVAPTVAITSPTAGAAVENTVTVGVAASDNFGVARVELYDGATLVDTATRPPFSLTWNTKGWPNGAHRLTARAYDAAGLDTTSDPVDVIVNNDIVAPQVSFLSPAEGAAVSGDVHLTASASDDRGGNVRVEYYYLLPPSNYRLIGGSSTAPYDVTWSARYFTNGSWALYVKAYDTAGNATMAGPLNVVLDNDNTPPTVALVSPASGANVSGTVALQVSVNDNRQMGRVNYFVDGKLLGTVLSAPYALTWDSTFQANGSHTLMATAMDAAGNGSTSASVTVTVSNPGAAAYDATLKVPVCTTPSYYCDSVTLLANRGSASEAHTPNTLDGCADGTATFYPGTSTAIDRIRVYRPDGTNLAAGKRVRIDVTINALSPNREGVDLYYTSDAAHPSWTYLTTLVQGNYGPQTVSTEYRLPSGSVQAVRASYWFSTHTQSPCSVGSNNDDDHDDLVFTLADEPDTTPPSVQLTSPAGGTVLTGMATATASASDDYDVARVDFYEGTTLLGTDDTPPYSVSWNSWNTPNGSRSLTAVARDAAGNAGPSSPVVVSVNNDHASILTTITSPSDGATLVGTVTLSATAGNPSKVARVELYAGTRLLGTDSTSPYAFSWNTFAEPTGPYTLTTRAYDVSGNVEVSAPVNVTVVRDNTPPTVAITSPSAGATVRSTVQVQATATDDTQIVRVELYVDGALIGTDSSSPYAISWNPSSMANGSHTLTVKAYDSYGNVGTSPAVGVTVASDVTAPTVSVSSPAEGATVSSYAFFAANAADDDVIARVDYFLDGQLLGAGGNSSPYSRAWDSRSVANGAHTLIAKAYDGAGNVGVSATRSFIVDNDSTPPTVSLISPSQGASLAGRVSIQVSASDDRGVRGVDLYVDGSYATSSYSPPFAMTWDSHAVRNGSHTLTVKAYDAANNLTTSAPVTVSVAQPGTAVYDATRKVPACAQVSSVCDSESLLQGRGVVSQFPELHPPNTLDGCADGAGGSYPSGRVGWIAVSCVNGASLAEGRRVRLEVGAMVDNSYSDAVALFYARDAAAPVWTYLTTLRASASGSQVLSTEYVLPTGSVQAVRASYLSGGSTASACSTGAYDDHDDLMFAVGPPESDVTPPTVVLTAPAAGQVQGIVQVTATASDNLAVVKVEFYDGVTLLGTDTTAPYGVSWNTASVVAGTHTLTAKAYDSAGLTGTSAGVSVIVDNLAPTAALTAPASNAELLGTVTVTATAQDDTGVTKVEFYDGATLLGTDTTAPYGMSWNTEGVASGTHTLTAKAYDGLGRTGTSVAVLVVVDNTLPTVSFTAPAATYVRGSVQLTASASDNRAVTRVEFHDGSVLIGTATTAPYSVNWDTVGLANGSHTLYARAYDAAGNVKVDSRNVTVDNVAPTVAITSPANGATLMALFLSTTIQASASDNAGVTQVVFYDGGTVLGTDTSAPYSVSWNLLSAAKGKHTLTARATDVAGNVTTSAAISVTVQ, from the coding sequence ATGCTGGTGGCCGCCAGCCTCGCGTTCCTGGCTTGCGACTCGAAGACCTCTTCCGGCGCGGCGGAGGCCGACTCCCCGCTGCGCGCGAGCCCGGGCGGCAAGGCGTTCGTCGCCGGCACCCGGTTGCTGAAGACCGAGAAGGCCTTCCCCGGGCGGTACATCGTCGTCCTCGAGGAAAAGGCCTCGCTGGCCGCGCTCCAGGCGCCGACGCAGCGCGTGGCGTCCGCAGCCTCCGAACTGGCGTCGCTCCACGGGGCGAAGGTCGGGCACGTGTACTCGCACGCCCTCCCGGGGTTCGTCGCGACGATGACCGATGCCGACGCACGGCGGCTGAGCCTGGACCCGCGCGTGCGCTACGTCGAAGAGGACGGGATGATCAGGGCTGCCAGCACGCAGCCGTCTCCTCCGTGGAACCTGGATCGGATTGATCAGCACGACCTGCCGCTGGACCAGGGCTATTCCTACAGCCGGACGGGCAGCGGGGTGCATGTCTACGTGCTCGACACGGGCATCTGGACGCCCCATACCGAGTTCGAGGGTCGCGCCCGCTTCGAATACGACGTCGCCAGCTACAGCTGGAATCAGGGCAACCCGGACTGCAATGGCCACGGCACCCACGTGGCGGGAATCATCGGAGGCAAGACCTACGGCGTCGCCAAGGGGGTGAAGCTCCACGCGGTGCGCGTGCTCGGCTGCGACGGCGCGGGTTACGTGTCCGATGCCATCCAGGGCATCGAGTGGGTGACGGCCAATCACATCAAGCCGGCGGTGGCCAACCTGAGCCTGACGGCCTATGCGGACACGCAAGCCCTGGAGGATGCGATCACCCGCTCCATCAACGCGGGCATCCCCTACGTCGTGGCCGCGGGCGACACCGAGGGCGGCCCCTTCAACTTCGGCGCGGATGCGTGCACCCGTTCTCCCGGTAGGCTTCCGGCGGCGATCACCGTCAGCGCGACCACCGACACGGACCAACGGTTCTCGTATGCCAATTACGGCAGCTGCGTGGACCTGTTCGCGCCGGGTTCGCAGATCACCTCGGCCTGGCCGGGTGCGACGGGCACCTATGGTCATTACAGCGACACCCTGCTGACCAGCGGCAGCTCCATGGCCGCCGCCCATGTGGCGGGCGCGGTCGCGCTCTACCTGGAAGCCAACCCCACCGCCACGCCCGAGGAGGTCGCGAACAGGCTCATCAGCCGCGTGACGCCGGACAAGGTCTCCGGCACCGAGGGCGCGCCGAACCGGCTGCTGTACACCCCGTGCTCGGTGCTGGAGGCGACCTGGTCACCGCAGGTGGCCCTGACCGCGCCGGCGGCCGGAGCGGCGCTGAGCGGCACGGTGACGCTCACGGCCAACGCCACGGATGACGTGGGCGTCACGAAGGTCGAGTTCTACGCGGGCACGCACCTGCTGGGCACGGTCACCTCGCCCCCCTACGCGCTGGCCTGGGACACCACCACCGCCAGCAGCGGCCCCACCACGCTCACCGCCAGGGCGTACGACGACGGCTGTGGTTGGACGCAGAGCGCGCCCGTGGACGTGGCGGTGCAGAACGCGGGCAACGCGGCCTTCGACGCGCAGTGGCAGGTGCCCGCCTGTGCGAGCGTGAGCAGCCGGTGTGACTCGGTGTGGCTGCTCGAGGGGAGGGGAGCGCTCGGCCCCGAGCCGCATGCCCCGAATACCCTGACGGGGAGCTGCGCGGATGGAACGGACCGGCCGGAGCTCCCCAGCCCCGCGCTGCAGCGGCTCGCTGTCTTCCGGGACGCGGGGGATGCGCTCGCGCAGGGCAAGCGGGTGACCATCCAGGCGACGGTCCGGGCCAGCCACCAGTACGGGCAGGAAGCCCTGGACCTCTACACCGCGGCCGACGCGAGCAACCCCGTCTGGACATACCTCACGACCCTCTCTCCCGGCGGTTATCGAGACCGGGTCCTCTCGACCCAATTCCTCCTCTCTCCGGGCAACCTGCAGGCCATTCGTGGGGTGTACCGCACCGGAGGAAGTGCCCAGGCGTGCAACCCGGACTCCCGCTCCGACCACGATGATCTGGTCTTCGCGGTGGGACAGGAGTCGGACCCCGTTGCGCCCACGGTGGCCATCACCTCGCCCACGGCGGGCGCGGCGGTGGAGAACACCGTCACCGTCGGGGTGGCGGCGAGCGACAACTTCGGCGTGGCGCGCGTCGAGCTGTACGACGGCGCGACCCTCGTCGACACGGCCACCCGTCCTCCCTTCTCCCTGACGTGGAACACGAAGGGATGGCCCAACGGCGCCCATCGCCTCACGGCGCGCGCCTACGATGCGGCGGGCCTCGACACCACGTCGGACCCTGTGGACGTCATCGTCAACAACGACATCGTCGCGCCGCAGGTGTCCTTCCTCTCGCCCGCGGAGGGCGCGGCCGTGAGCGGGGATGTCCACCTGACCGCCAGTGCCAGTGATGACCGGGGCGGGAACGTGCGGGTCGAGTATTACTATCTGCTCCCGCCCTCCAACTATCGCCTCATCGGCGGCAGCTCGACGGCGCCCTACGATGTGACCTGGAGCGCCCGCTACTTCACGAACGGTTCCTGGGCGCTCTATGTGAAGGCTTATGACACCGCGGGCAACGCCACCATGGCGGGGCCGCTGAACGTCGTACTGGACAACGACAACACACCTCCGACGGTGGCCCTCGTCTCGCCGGCCTCCGGCGCGAATGTGAGCGGCACGGTCGCCCTCCAGGTCTCCGTGAATGACAATCGGCAGATGGGGAGGGTGAACTACTTTGTCGATGGCAAGCTGCTCGGCACCGTTCTTTCGGCTCCCTATGCGCTGACGTGGGACTCGACGTTCCAGGCCAATGGCAGCCACACGCTGATGGCCACGGCCATGGATGCCGCGGGCAATGGCTCGACGAGCGCCTCCGTCACCGTGACGGTGAGCAACCCGGGCGCCGCGGCGTACGATGCGACCCTGAAGGTCCCGGTCTGCACCACGCCGTCTTACTACTGCGACTCGGTCACGCTGCTCGCGAACAGGGGCTCTGCCTCCGAGGCCCACACGCCCAACACCCTGGATGGATGCGCCGACGGCACCGCGACCTTCTATCCGGGCACCTCGACAGCCATCGATCGGATCCGCGTGTATCGGCCGGATGGGACGAACCTGGCGGCCGGAAAGCGGGTCCGGATCGATGTCACCATCAATGCCCTCAGCCCGAACCGTGAGGGGGTGGATCTCTACTACACGAGTGATGCGGCCCACCCCTCATGGACGTACCTGACCACGCTCGTGCAGGGTAACTATGGCCCGCAGACCGTCTCCACGGAGTACCGGCTGCCCTCCGGAAGCGTGCAGGCCGTGCGCGCGAGCTACTGGTTCAGCACGCACACCCAATCCCCGTGCAGCGTCGGCTCCAATAATGACGATGACCACGATGACCTGGTCTTCACGCTCGCCGACGAGCCGGACACCACGCCGCCCTCCGTGCAGCTCACCTCTCCGGCCGGGGGCACGGTCCTGACAGGGATGGCCACGGCCACGGCCAGCGCGAGTGATGACTACGACGTGGCGCGCGTGGACTTCTACGAGGGGACGACCCTGCTGGGCACCGATGACACGCCGCCGTACAGCGTGAGCTGGAACAGCTGGAACACGCCCAACGGCAGCCGCTCGCTGACGGCGGTGGCCCGGGACGCCGCGGGGAACGCGGGCCCCTCGAGCCCCGTGGTGGTGTCGGTGAACAACGACCACGCTTCCATCCTCACGACGATCACCAGCCCCTCGGACGGGGCGACCCTGGTGGGAACGGTGACGCTCTCCGCCACGGCTGGCAACCCGAGCAAGGTGGCGCGGGTCGAGCTGTACGCGGGCACGCGCCTGCTCGGCACTGATTCCACGTCTCCCTACGCCTTCAGTTGGAACACCTTCGCCGAGCCCACCGGCCCGTACACCCTGACCACCCGCGCGTACGACGTATCGGGCAACGTGGAGGTGTCCGCGCCGGTGAACGTGACCGTCGTGCGTGACAACACTCCGCCCACGGTGGCCATCACCTCGCCCTCGGCGGGTGCCACGGTCCGCTCGACCGTGCAGGTCCAGGCCACCGCCACCGATGACACGCAGATCGTCCGGGTCGAGCTCTACGTGGACGGTGCGTTGATTGGGACGGACTCCTCCTCGCCCTACGCGATCTCCTGGAATCCGAGCTCGATGGCCAATGGCAGCCACACGCTGACGGTCAAGGCATATGACTCCTATGGCAACGTGGGGACCTCGCCCGCGGTGGGGGTGACGGTGGCCAGCGACGTCACCGCGCCCACGGTCTCGGTGAGCTCACCGGCGGAGGGCGCCACCGTCAGCTCCTATGCCTTCTTCGCGGCGAACGCCGCCGATGATGATGTCATTGCCAGGGTGGATTACTTCCTCGATGGACAGTTGCTGGGGGCAGGCGGCAACAGCTCACCCTACAGCCGTGCCTGGGACAGCCGGAGTGTCGCCAACGGCGCTCACACGCTGATCGCCAAGGCCTACGACGGCGCCGGCAACGTAGGCGTATCGGCCACGCGCTCCTTCATCGTGGACAATGACTCCACGCCTCCGACGGTGTCCCTCATCTCGCCCTCGCAGGGGGCGAGCCTGGCGGGACGGGTCTCCATCCAGGTGAGCGCGAGCGACGACCGTGGCGTGCGTGGGGTCGATCTCTACGTCGATGGCAGCTACGCCACGTCCAGCTACTCGCCGCCCTTCGCCATGACCTGGGACAGCCACGCGGTGCGCAATGGCAGCCATACCCTCACCGTGAAGGCCTATGACGCGGCGAACAACCTCACCACGAGCGCCCCGGTCACGGTGAGCGTGGCGCAGCCGGGTACCGCCGTGTACGACGCCACCCGCAAGGTCCCTGCGTGCGCCCAGGTCTCCAGTGTCTGTGATTCCGAGTCGCTCCTGCAGGGCCGCGGTGTCGTCTCCCAGTTCCCAGAGCTCCACCCGCCCAACACGCTGGATGGCTGTGCCGATGGAGCGGGGGGCTCGTACCCGTCCGGGCGGGTCGGCTGGATCGCGGTCTCCTGCGTGAACGGGGCTTCCCTGGCGGAAGGCAGGCGCGTCCGGCTCGAGGTCGGGGCCATGGTCGACAACAGCTACTCCGATGCGGTCGCTCTCTTCTACGCGCGCGATGCCGCGGCCCCCGTGTGGACGTACCTGACCACGCTCCGGGCGAGCGCGAGTGGCTCGCAGGTCCTCTCGACGGAGTACGTGTTGCCCACGGGAAGCGTGCAGGCGGTTCGCGCCAGCTACCTGTCTGGCGGCAGCACGGCCTCGGCCTGCAGCACCGGCGCCTATGATGATCATGACGACCTGATGTTCGCGGTCGGCCCGCCGGAGTCGGACGTGACGCCTCCGACGGTGGTGCTCACCGCTCCGGCCGCGGGCCAGGTCCAGGGGATCGTGCAGGTGACGGCCACCGCCAGCGACAACCTGGCCGTCGTGAAGGTCGAGTTCTATGACGGTGTGACACTGCTGGGGACGGACACCACGGCGCCCTACGGCGTGAGCTGGAATACCGCGAGCGTGGTTGCTGGCACCCATACGCTCACGGCGAAGGCCTACGACAGCGCTGGCCTCACGGGGACCTCCGCCGGGGTCTCGGTGATTGTCGACAACCTCGCTCCGACGGCGGCCCTCACCGCTCCGGCCAGCAATGCCGAGTTGCTCGGCACGGTGACGGTGACGGCCACGGCGCAGGACGACACCGGTGTGACGAAGGTCGAGTTCTATGACGGCGCGACGTTGCTGGGGACGGACACCACGGCGCCCTATGGCATGAGCTGGAATACCGAGGGCGTGGCTTCGGGCACCCATACGCTCACGGCGAAGGCCTACGATGGTCTGGGCCGGACGGGGACCTCCGTGGCGGTCCTGGTGGTCGTCGACAACACCCTTCCCACGGTGTCATTCACCGCTCCCGCGGCCACCTATGTTCGGGGGAGCGTGCAGCTGACGGCCAGCGCCAGCGACAACCGGGCCGTCACGAGGGTCGAGTTCCATGACGGCTCGGTGCTGATCGGCACCGCGACCACCGCGCCGTACTCAGTGAATTGGGACACGGTGGGGCTGGCCAATGGCAGTCATACGCTCTACGCCAGGGCCTATGATGCCGCCGGGAACGTCAAGGTTGATTCGCGCAACGTCACCGTGGACAACGTCGCTCCGACCGTGGCCATCACCTCTCCGGCGAATGGGGCGACGCTGATGGCTCTGTTCCTGAGCACCACCATCCAGGCCAGCGCGAGCGACAACGCCGGTGTGACCCAGGTGGTGTTCTACGATGGAGGCACCGTGCTCGGCACGGACACCAGCGCGCCCTACAGCGTGAGCTGGAACCTCCTGAGCGCGGCCAAGGGCAAACACACGCTGACGGCCAGGGCCACCGACGTGGCGGGCAATGTCACCACGTCCGCGGCGATCTCCGTGACGGTTCAATAG
- a CDS encoding serine/threonine protein kinase, with the protein MSESEFRLPRGAILFTRDGFQYEFREDLGEVHHGLSLLLARRRTSEGNIRGKVLLKAVGVPKLMELPRIKRARAKLEEQVRLATYLDHPGILRVHGLHKAEGCWYVITEHPSGHSINTLLTLSGECGRRFSPLFTLHVGARVAEALEHAHEAKDEQGRSLNIVHRALDVEHIFVDWNGDVQVSDFGLALSDLPGRVSSTVRQPQGDAFYSSPEMLLTGRVDARSDLFALGNVLLELATGKNLLDAPDALTEEVKDSLSVRQRVRVRRAVRRARLAGSPVGVEDAIWRAATYSQADLEALTEPLPQGLGLALRKLLQPRPEARYQTARELAADLRRWLGEGDAYGRKEAVSELHEMAKRSREVMVELGMRRPRGLQVSQDEISTN; encoded by the coding sequence ATGTCGGAAAGTGAGTTCAGGCTTCCACGCGGGGCGATTCTCTTCACGCGGGATGGCTTCCAGTACGAGTTCCGCGAAGACCTGGGAGAGGTCCACCACGGTTTGAGTCTCCTGCTGGCCCGGCGCCGCACCTCCGAGGGCAACATCCGGGGCAAGGTGCTGCTCAAAGCGGTGGGCGTTCCGAAGTTGATGGAGCTGCCTCGCATCAAGCGGGCGCGGGCGAAGCTTGAAGAGCAGGTGCGCCTCGCGACGTACCTCGACCATCCGGGCATCCTCCGTGTCCATGGGCTGCACAAGGCGGAGGGGTGCTGGTACGTCATCACCGAGCATCCGTCGGGGCACAGCATCAACACCCTGTTGACGCTCTCGGGGGAGTGCGGTCGCCGGTTCTCTCCCCTCTTCACCCTCCACGTCGGGGCGCGCGTCGCCGAGGCCCTGGAGCATGCCCACGAGGCAAAGGACGAACAGGGGCGCTCCCTCAACATCGTCCACCGGGCGCTCGACGTTGAGCACATCTTCGTCGATTGGAACGGTGACGTGCAGGTCTCCGACTTCGGGCTCGCTCTGTCGGACCTGCCCGGCCGCGTTTCGTCCACGGTGCGCCAGCCACAGGGGGATGCATTCTACTCCTCCCCGGAAATGCTCCTGACGGGCCGCGTGGATGCGCGCTCGGACCTCTTCGCGCTTGGCAATGTCCTGCTTGAACTCGCGACGGGGAAGAACCTCCTGGATGCCCCGGACGCCTTGACCGAAGAGGTGAAGGACTCGCTTTCAGTCAGGCAGCGCGTGCGGGTCCGACGTGCCGTCAGGAGGGCTCGGCTCGCTGGAAGCCCTGTTGGCGTGGAGGACGCGATCTGGCGCGCGGCGACCTACTCGCAAGCGGACCTGGAGGCGTTGACGGAGCCGCTTCCGCAGGGACTGGGCCTGGCTCTGCGCAAGCTCCTCCAGCCCCGCCCGGAAGCCCGCTACCAGACAGCGCGGGAACTGGCGGCGGACCTGCGCCGCTGGCTCGGAGAGGGAGACGCCTACGGTCGGAAGGAAGCGGTGTCGGAGCTGCACGAGATGGCGAAGCGATCCCGCGAGGTGATGGTCGAACTGGGCATGCGGCGCCCCCGTGGCCTCCAGGTGTCCCAGGACGAGATCAGCACGAACTAG
- a CDS encoding serine/threonine protein kinase codes for MSATLLHVPPGSLIDGWQVSKPLGDGGFAFVFLGEKNGRHRAIKVAQHRESSGDPKQTHARTLRELTALLMLDHPHIVRPQGYGVAESGNLYLALDYVDGWTLAEWAERKHPTVREILGVFEKIAGALAYMHRRGILHRDLKLSNVLVRKSDGEPVIIDFSCATYTFAEGLTDGGLPPGTDRYRAPEQFKFLREHKDEHRARYAFQVADEIFAVGVMLHELLTDPRPTEFRPRFDLNSPALPPPPPRLANARVPAALSDLVETILARDPKGRPVDTEALRRELADLRAERSAEYDVPAHPPAEQRHGGPTPGALAMPPTPQSLKRHVTMMEQPLRAGGWLAGVVCIVALVMAAALWRSSGSAPGGTAGSHDATAPRPPPATTQSAPPQTPPPAMTPVGPSSVTVPGPVIAAAPKEGSALKNPAPEASPPGRAPRMPKKSVAAVECASLSLVAALAVGCPGAQIRPESFTCPAGADEAMREQLHWRDGDSFILQLDDRQSMLENVWFTAGAEVVGVVPKGINDDRQAAVAPRGTRFYGKAYYLSDKMGRVDGPALVVRYDRVKLPGQEEQPICFVVENEAVAFKDGRVKGYNRGAGTVVHRWP; via the coding sequence ATGAGCGCGACGCTGCTCCACGTTCCGCCCGGTTCGTTGATTGACGGGTGGCAGGTTTCCAAGCCACTCGGTGACGGAGGCTTTGCGTTCGTCTTCCTTGGCGAAAAGAACGGCAGGCACCGGGCCATCAAGGTGGCCCAGCATCGGGAGTCCAGCGGCGACCCCAAGCAGACCCATGCCCGGACGCTGCGGGAGCTGACGGCGCTGCTCATGCTGGACCATCCCCACATCGTCCGGCCGCAGGGGTACGGCGTGGCGGAGAGTGGGAACCTGTACCTCGCACTCGACTACGTGGACGGCTGGACGCTCGCGGAGTGGGCGGAGCGCAAGCACCCGACCGTTCGCGAAATCCTCGGGGTCTTCGAGAAGATCGCCGGTGCGCTGGCATACATGCATCGCCGGGGCATCCTGCATCGGGACTTGAAGCTGTCCAACGTGCTCGTCCGCAAGAGCGACGGTGAGCCCGTCATCATCGATTTCAGTTGCGCGACCTACACCTTCGCCGAAGGCCTGACGGATGGGGGGTTGCCTCCAGGGACAGACCGCTATCGCGCGCCCGAGCAGTTCAAGTTCCTGCGCGAGCACAAGGACGAGCACCGGGCCCGCTACGCCTTCCAGGTCGCCGACGAAATCTTCGCAGTCGGCGTCATGCTCCATGAGCTGCTGACAGACCCACGCCCGACGGAGTTTCGTCCGCGCTTCGACTTGAACAGCCCTGCCCTCCCACCGCCGCCCCCTCGATTGGCGAATGCGCGGGTGCCAGCGGCCCTGAGCGACCTCGTCGAGACCATCCTGGCCCGAGACCCCAAGGGGCGTCCGGTCGATACCGAAGCGCTGCGCCGCGAGCTGGCGGATCTCCGTGCCGAGCGCTCCGCTGAGTATGACGTGCCGGCCCATCCACCCGCTGAACAGCGTCACGGAGGGCCAACACCTGGGGCACTGGCGATGCCCCCCACGCCGCAATCCCTCAAGCGGCATGTGACCATGATGGAGCAACCGCTTCGCGCGGGAGGGTGGCTCGCAGGCGTCGTTTGTATCGTCGCGCTCGTCATGGCTGCGGCCCTCTGGCGCTCGTCAGGGAGCGCCCCCGGCGGGACTGCCGGGTCGCACGACGCCACAGCCCCACGCCCTCCTCCTGCCACCACCCAATCCGCGCCGCCCCAAACACCCCCTCCTGCTATGACACCTGTTGGCCCTTCGTCCGTGACAGTCCCGGGGCCAGTCATCGCCGCTGCCCCGAAGGAAGGATCCGCCTTGAAGAACCCAGCACCCGAAGCCTCGCCCCCAGGACGTGCGCCCCGAATGCCGAAGAAGTCCGTTGCCGCCGTCGAGTGCGCGTCGCTGTCGCTTGTCGCGGCGCTGGCGGTGGGCTGTCCGGGTGCCCAGATCCGACCCGAGTCCTTTACCTGCCCGGCTGGGGCGGATGAGGCCATGCGGGAGCAGCTTCACTGGAGGGACGGAGACTCATTCATTCTTCAACTCGACGACCGCCAATCGATGCTTGAAAACGTGTGGTTCACCGCTGGCGCGGAGGTGGTGGGGGTGGTCCCCAAAGGCATCAACGACGACCGGCAGGCCGCGGTCGCCCCTCGTGGGACGCGCTTCTACGGCAAGGCCTACTACCTCTCCGACAAGATGGGGCGTGTGGATGGGCCGGCCCTCGTCGTCCGGTACGACCGAGTGAAGCTCCCGGGGCAGGAGGAGCAACCCATTTGCTTCGTGGTGGAGAACGAAGCCGTGGCGTTCAAGGACGGCAGGGTGAAGGGATACAATCGGGGCGCCGGGACAGTCGTGCACCGCTGGCCCTGA
- a CDS encoding DUF2381 family protein, translated as MLQPFRLALALVLVSGAAAGAEPATGARVDRKRSVTIASTPAEPLPVVHVAADARTVFLFSAPIQRKTLTFDESRIRVLDAGERSIIVQPVVNLGDGERQEIGVFFADGRAPTRAAFVLVTDPRDVDALIDVQRPEPPNTACQPTAQAPVPKPEDFVLLGYVDAKGVTTSRRKGTRDAVQGLSLDRIVAFRGTGWILADVTIFNRPEHPAWTPREAMFVGRVGMPLRARLVAKTPGAIPPGENGRVLAAVEVPEAEADLVFTLEVRGDGERRLTIPDVRFMKPAAEDAQ; from the coding sequence TTGCTCCAACCGTTCAGATTGGCTCTCGCGCTCGTGCTCGTCTCGGGAGCTGCTGCGGGGGCTGAACCGGCCACAGGGGCGCGCGTTGATCGTAAGCGCTCCGTGACCATCGCCAGCACGCCCGCCGAACCGCTGCCCGTCGTCCATGTCGCGGCGGATGCCCGGACGGTGTTCCTGTTCTCTGCGCCGATCCAGCGGAAGACTCTCACCTTCGACGAATCCCGGATCCGCGTCCTGGACGCGGGCGAGCGGTCGATCATCGTTCAGCCCGTGGTCAATCTCGGCGACGGTGAGCGACAGGAGATCGGGGTCTTCTTCGCCGACGGCCGAGCGCCCACCCGAGCCGCCTTCGTGCTCGTGACAGACCCGCGCGACGTTGATGCACTGATTGACGTGCAACGCCCGGAGCCGCCGAATACGGCCTGCCAGCCCACGGCCCAAGCCCCGGTGCCGAAGCCGGAAGACTTCGTGCTACTCGGCTACGTGGACGCGAAGGGCGTTACGACGTCCCGCCGCAAAGGCACGCGCGATGCTGTACAGGGGTTGAGTTTGGACAGAATCGTAGCCTTTCGGGGCACGGGGTGGATTCTGGCGGACGTGACGATTTTTAACCGCCCTGAGCACCCCGCCTGGACACCACGAGAAGCGATGTTCGTGGGGCGAGTCGGCATGCCCCTGCGGGCGCGACTCGTAGCGAAGACGCCGGGAGCAATCCCTCCGGGGGAGAACGGGCGCGTTCTGGCGGCCGTGGAAGTGCCAGAGGCGGAAGCAGACCTCGTCTTCACCCTGGAGGTGCGTGGGGATGGGGAACGGCGGCTCACGATTCCAGACGTGCGTTTCATGAAGCCCGCCGCGGAGGATGCCCAATGA
- a CDS encoding DUF5953 family protein yields the protein MTAAHRTLIVIAHAPALQDDDDRPTAVVHAMERALPGLRLGWTMSEKGDLVALPQRDEWVAANTTNGGFPFLCNDDDNQLVTLAGQENPNGLAAGSPPHFEIHADLPLDAVGLSGAADVLAGVAEGARAVWGHATPSGYGGIVAQQFRHPGDALHVPPHGLPSLKLPWDRSTPEVPHFLGWLNYWSAAAARAIGFPDLARDADLLSRARRTASGGWVVQLTNAPLDLDNPAHLDALLRAYERFPEIGGRAAP from the coding sequence ATGACGGCCGCTCACAGAACCCTCATCGTCATCGCCCACGCGCCTGCGCTCCAGGATGATGACGACCGCCCGACCGCAGTTGTCCATGCAATGGAACGTGCGCTGCCCGGCTTACGCCTGGGGTGGACGATGTCGGAAAAGGGGGACCTCGTCGCCTTGCCTCAACGCGACGAGTGGGTAGCGGCCAATACGACAAACGGCGGTTTCCCGTTCCTCTGCAACGATGATGACAACCAGCTCGTGACGCTGGCCGGACAGGAAAACCCCAATGGCCTTGCAGCAGGAAGCCCGCCGCATTTTGAAATCCATGCGGACCTGCCGCTCGACGCAGTCGGCCTCTCAGGGGCTGCCGATGTGCTTGCAGGTGTAGCGGAGGGCGCTCGCGCCGTATGGGGGCATGCAACGCCGAGCGGTTATGGTGGAATCGTGGCGCAACAGTTCCGCCATCCCGGCGATGCGCTGCACGTTCCGCCCCATGGACTGCCCTCGCTCAAGCTCCCATGGGACAGGTCCACGCCTGAGGTTCCGCACTTCCTCGGATGGCTGAACTACTGGTCTGCCGCTGCCGCACGGGCCATCGGGTTCCCAGACCTGGCTCGGGACGCGGACCTGCTTTCACGGGCGCGGCGCACGGCATCGGGCGGCTGGGTCGTGCAGCTCACCAACGCGCCGCTCGACCTGGACAACCCCGCCCACCTGGATGCGCTCCTTCGGGCCTATGAGCGCTTCCCGGAGATCGGCGGGCGTGCAGCGCCTTGA